A genome region from Natronosalvus rutilus includes the following:
- the hemL gene encoding glutamate-1-semialdehyde 2,1-aminomutase, with amino-acid sequence MNDERSRALYDRALSVMPGGVNSAVRAAIEPYPFFVRKGDGGHVVDADGNRLVDWVMGLGPLLLGHDLPEPVQAAIQRAASEGPMYGTPTELEVDLAEFVVRHVPSVEKIRFVNSGTEATVSAVRLARGTTGRNKIVIMQGGYHGAQESTLVEGDADHPAPSSAGIPQAFAEHTLPVPFNDEAAVREVFQEHGDDIAGVLVEPILANYGIVHPVDGYLETLRELTDDHDSLLIFDEVITGFRVGGLGCAQSHFGITPDLTTFGKIIGGGFPVGAIGGRAELIEGFAPTGDVFQAGTFSGHPVTMAAGLETLTFAAENDVYDHVNGLGEMLRAGLTDVLADQAPNYTVVGTDSMFKVIFTREGPSRDELEGQCEAGCRQDPECPRYEYCPKNAADVKRAETERWRRIFWGEMREQGIFLSQNQFESQFVSYGHTEEDVERTLEAYKHAL; translated from the coding sequence ATGAACGACGAACGCTCACGCGCGCTGTACGACCGGGCGCTGTCCGTCATGCCCGGCGGCGTCAACTCCGCCGTCCGGGCGGCCATCGAGCCGTATCCCTTTTTCGTTCGAAAGGGGGACGGCGGCCACGTCGTCGACGCCGACGGCAATCGACTCGTCGACTGGGTCATGGGACTCGGGCCCCTGCTCCTCGGGCACGACCTTCCCGAACCCGTCCAGGCAGCGATCCAGCGAGCGGCCAGCGAGGGTCCGATGTACGGTACGCCGACCGAACTCGAGGTCGACCTCGCCGAGTTCGTCGTTCGGCACGTCCCGAGCGTCGAGAAGATCCGGTTCGTCAACTCCGGGACGGAAGCGACCGTCTCGGCCGTCCGCCTCGCCCGTGGAACGACCGGCCGAAACAAGATCGTCATCATGCAGGGTGGCTACCACGGCGCCCAGGAGTCGACGCTGGTCGAGGGCGACGCCGACCATCCCGCTCCCTCCTCAGCCGGGATCCCGCAGGCGTTCGCCGAGCACACCCTTCCCGTCCCGTTCAACGACGAAGCGGCCGTTCGCGAGGTCTTCCAGGAGCACGGCGACGACATCGCTGGGGTCCTCGTCGAACCGATCCTCGCCAACTACGGCATCGTCCACCCCGTCGACGGCTACCTCGAGACCCTTCGCGAACTCACCGACGATCACGACTCGCTACTGATCTTCGACGAGGTCATCACCGGCTTTCGCGTCGGCGGGCTGGGCTGTGCGCAGAGTCACTTCGGCATCACGCCTGACCTCACCACCTTCGGCAAGATCATCGGCGGTGGATTTCCCGTCGGTGCCATCGGTGGCCGCGCCGAGTTGATCGAGGGATTCGCACCTACCGGTGACGTCTTCCAGGCCGGTACCTTCTCCGGCCATCCCGTGACGATGGCCGCTGGACTCGAGACACTCACGTTCGCGGCCGAAAACGACGTCTACGACCACGTCAACGGGCTCGGGGAGATGCTCCGGGCCGGTCTCACCGACGTTCTCGCGGACCAGGCACCGAACTACACCGTCGTCGGAACCGACAGCATGTTCAAAGTAATCTTTACGCGCGAGGGCCCCTCCCGAGACGAACTCGAGGGCCAGTGTGAAGCCGGCTGCCGCCAGGATCCCGAGTGTCCGCGCTACGAATACTGTCCGAAGAACGCGGCCGACGTCAAGCGGGCGGAAACCGAACGCTGGCGGCGGATCTTCTGGGGCGAGATGCGCGAGCAGGGAATCTTCCTCTCCCAGAACCAGTTCGAGAGTCAGTTCGTCAGTTACGGCCACACCGAGGAGGACGTCGAGCGGACGCTCGAGGCGTACAAGCACGCGCTCTGA
- a CDS encoding carbonic anhydrase — protein sequence MTSDSDSDSTDAQDDHATVLFDLLEGNERHVDSLADGYFDAVRDEQHPDVVTMCCSDSRVSQEGMWSIDRPGAIFTPSTIGNQIWDVEDGERFVDGSVLYPIHYTNTEAVVVVGHTGCGAVTAAYEVASGDEEAPGPRGVTKWVEALVPVVESGLESELVDTGIGSDADTAIIDQLVEYNVHRQVSYLRMAESVPSSVSCYGFVYDFHETYGSEPGRAYLVNLDGETDPRAIAMDLPDAYADSVSSLLY from the coding sequence ATGACATCCGACTCCGACTCCGACTCAACGGACGCTCAAGACGATCACGCAACCGTCCTCTTCGATCTCCTCGAAGGGAACGAACGACACGTCGATTCCCTCGCCGACGGCTACTTCGACGCCGTTCGAGACGAACAACACCCCGACGTCGTCACCATGTGCTGTTCGGATTCGCGGGTTTCACAGGAAGGCATGTGGTCGATCGACCGTCCTGGAGCCATCTTCACGCCGAGTACGATCGGAAACCAGATTTGGGACGTCGAGGACGGCGAGCGGTTCGTCGACGGAAGCGTTCTGTACCCGATTCACTACACCAACACGGAGGCGGTAGTCGTCGTCGGTCACACCGGCTGTGGTGCCGTCACGGCTGCCTACGAGGTTGCGTCGGGCGATGAAGAAGCCCCGGGCCCGCGCGGGGTCACCAAGTGGGTCGAGGCGCTCGTTCCCGTCGTCGAGTCGGGTCTCGAGAGCGAACTGGTCGATACTGGTATCGGATCTGACGCCGACACCGCAATTATCGACCAGCTCGTCGAGTACAACGTCCACCGACAGGTCTCTTACCTTCGAATGGCGGAATCGGTTCCGTCCTCAGTCTCCTGCTACGGCTTCGTCTACGACTTTCACGAAACCTACGGGTCCGAACCGGGGCGAGCCTACCTGGTCAACCTTGACGGCGAAACCGACCCGCGGGCCATCGCCATGGACCTCCCCGACGCGTACGCCGATAGCGTCTCGAGTCTGCTCTACTGA
- a CDS encoding cold-shock protein, with translation MAKGTVDFFNDTGGYGFIETEDADDDVFFHMEDVGGPDLEEGQEIEFDIEQAPKGPRATNVERL, from the coding sequence ATGGCGAAAGGAACCGTTGATTTCTTCAACGACACTGGCGGCTACGGATTCATCGAGACTGAGGACGCGGACGACGACGTTTTCTTCCACATGGAAGACGTTGGCGGCCCTGACCTGGAAGAAGGCCAGGAAATCGAGTTCGACATCGAGCAGGCCCCCAAGGGCCCACGCGCGACGAACGTCGAGCGCCTGTAA
- a CDS encoding cupin domain-containing protein: MDDTESAEPNPDLEPTIRRTDDVEYEPVEAADGLAKGVLIAAEHGAPNFAIRRFTLEAGAEVPPHTNAVEHEQYVLEGEYVVGIGDEEYDVEAGDSLLIPAGTVHWYRNETDAAGAFLCAVPNGDDEIELLE; this comes from the coding sequence ATGGACGACACGGAATCCGCCGAACCGAATCCAGACCTCGAGCCGACGATTCGCCGTACCGACGACGTCGAGTACGAACCCGTCGAGGCCGCAGACGGACTCGCCAAAGGTGTCCTCATCGCTGCCGAACACGGGGCCCCGAACTTCGCGATTCGCCGGTTCACCCTCGAGGCCGGCGCCGAGGTTCCGCCGCACACGAACGCCGTCGAGCACGAGCAGTACGTCCTGGAGGGCGAGTACGTCGTCGGGATCGGCGACGAGGAGTACGACGTCGAAGCGGGCGACTCCCTCCTGATTCCGGCCGGAACCGTCCACTGGTATCGCAACGAAACCGACGCTGCGGGTGCGTTCCTCTGTGCCGTTCCCAACGGCGACGACGAGATCGAACTCCTCGAGTAA
- a CDS encoding ABC transporter substrate-binding protein codes for MKSNRTRRAVLTAGTAALAGLAGCVSGTDREGEGDPDSNDGNGTDDGTESENSSDSNGNEGNGSYSVTMEPVGTLEFDQPPERWATYFSGYADMGVALGVGDGLLSVGNAPRYHTQYYDELEGVSVEKDDLVQLIGEGGIDKEVFYELEADLHLMDPNWLVKNGAFNLEQSDVDEISTEIAPFMGNVIFRQTDPWHDYRYYSLYEAFEIVAQIFQREERYEAFASLHDEFISDVQAELPPESERPNALLVWGGEEPEAFSPYRLGEGTSKKQWRDLGIGDALEGTGVDGLSTDDRGQIDYETMLEVDPDVLLVRGHEAKSAEEFEDSVLAFMQDHPMASDLTAVQDERVFRGGPLYQGPIINLFTMERAALELFPDRFEGDLFDRERVAEIVTDGS; via the coding sequence ATGAAATCGAACCGGACGCGACGGGCGGTTCTGACGGCTGGAACGGCGGCACTCGCCGGCCTCGCAGGGTGCGTGAGCGGCACCGATCGGGAGGGTGAGGGAGACCCAGATTCGAACGACGGGAACGGCACCGACGACGGGACAGAGAGCGAGAACTCGAGCGACAGCAATGGAAACGAAGGAAATGGCTCCTATTCGGTCACGATGGAACCCGTCGGCACCCTCGAGTTCGACCAGCCACCCGAGCGGTGGGCGACGTACTTCTCCGGGTACGCGGACATGGGCGTCGCCCTCGGCGTCGGCGACGGCCTCCTCTCGGTCGGCAACGCGCCCCGGTATCACACCCAGTACTACGACGAACTCGAGGGCGTCTCCGTCGAGAAGGACGACCTCGTCCAGCTGATCGGCGAGGGCGGCATCGACAAAGAGGTGTTCTACGAACTCGAGGCCGACCTCCACCTGATGGATCCGAACTGGCTGGTCAAAAACGGCGCATTCAACCTCGAGCAGTCCGACGTGGACGAGATTTCGACGGAAATCGCGCCGTTCATGGGGAACGTCATCTTCCGACAGACCGACCCGTGGCACGACTACCGGTACTACTCGCTGTACGAGGCCTTCGAGATCGTCGCCCAGATCTTCCAGCGCGAGGAGCGCTACGAGGCGTTCGCGTCGCTCCACGACGAGTTCATCTCGGACGTCCAGGCGGAGCTACCGCCCGAATCCGAGCGCCCGAACGCCCTGCTCGTCTGGGGCGGCGAGGAGCCCGAAGCGTTCTCGCCGTACCGGCTCGGTGAGGGGACGAGCAAGAAACAGTGGCGTGACCTCGGCATCGGGGACGCCCTGGAGGGAACCGGCGTCGATGGACTGAGCACGGACGACCGCGGCCAGATCGACTACGAGACGATGCTCGAGGTCGACCCCGACGTGCTCCTCGTGCGCGGACACGAAGCCAAGTCCGCCGAAGAATTCGAAGACTCCGTGCTCGCGTTCATGCAGGATCACCCCATGGCGAGCGACCTCACCGCCGTCCAGGACGAGCGCGTCTTCCGTGGCGGTCCGCTCTACCAGGGTCCGATCATCAACCTGTTCACGATGGAGCGCGCTGCGCTGGAACTGTTCCCCGACCGGTTCGAGGGCGACCTGTTCGATCGCGAACGAGTCGCCGAAATCGTCACCGACGGGTCCTGA
- a CDS encoding FecCD family ABC transporter permease, translating to MDDSSATQGFSVRLESYGWIDARLVGVAIASVVVVLVSLFVQVSFGVYSMSITEAWYAVLDADVWYDERVLLSFLLGEDLMRTVLFVPESYELPDLARNTTIVWSGRLPRVLAAVLVGSNLAISGAIFQAVTRNELASPYILGVSSGAGLAILLTLVIFSGMAALLPISAALGGALAFVLVYAIAWKGGTNPVRLVLAGVIVGTVFNSLQTALLLFAQDMATVQTAISWTTGTLTGADWDEVRLVLPWTILTSILALAGARQLNVLLLGERTAGALGMSVERVRFGLSGIAIVAASSSIAAAGIVGFVGLIVPHAVRTLVGSDYKRLIVGCLFVGPALLVAADVGARLGMAVLFGSTNQLPVGILTGLIGGPYFLYLMRRRKHLGDL from the coding sequence ATGGACGACTCGAGCGCGACACAGGGATTTTCCGTGCGACTCGAGAGCTACGGGTGGATAGACGCTCGACTTGTCGGGGTCGCCATCGCGAGCGTCGTCGTCGTGCTCGTCTCGCTGTTCGTCCAGGTGAGCTTCGGGGTGTACTCGATGTCAATCACGGAGGCGTGGTACGCCGTCCTCGACGCCGACGTCTGGTACGACGAGCGAGTGTTGCTGTCGTTCCTCCTCGGCGAGGATCTGATGCGAACCGTACTGTTCGTGCCCGAGAGCTACGAACTCCCCGACCTGGCGAGAAACACGACGATCGTCTGGAGCGGTCGCCTGCCGCGGGTACTCGCCGCGGTGCTGGTCGGCTCGAACCTCGCGATTTCTGGGGCGATCTTTCAGGCGGTGACCCGAAACGAACTCGCGAGTCCGTACATTCTCGGGGTCTCCTCGGGCGCCGGACTGGCGATCTTGCTCACGCTCGTGATCTTCTCGGGAATGGCTGCGTTGCTCCCGATTAGCGCGGCTCTCGGCGGCGCACTCGCGTTCGTCCTCGTCTACGCCATCGCCTGGAAGGGCGGAACCAACCCCGTTCGACTCGTGCTCGCGGGCGTGATCGTCGGCACCGTCTTCAACTCGCTCCAGACGGCCCTCCTCCTGTTCGCCCAGGACATGGCGACCGTACAGACGGCGATCTCCTGGACGACCGGGACTCTCACTGGCGCGGACTGGGACGAGGTCCGTCTCGTCCTCCCCTGGACGATCCTCACGTCGATCCTCGCGCTGGCGGGCGCGAGACAGTTGAACGTCCTCCTGCTGGGAGAACGAACCGCAGGTGCACTCGGAATGTCCGTCGAACGCGTCCGATTCGGCCTCTCGGGAATTGCAATCGTGGCGGCGTCATCGTCGATCGCCGCGGCGGGCATCGTCGGTTTCGTCGGACTCATTGTCCCTCACGCCGTACGAACGCTCGTGGGCTCGGATTACAAGCGCCTGATCGTGGGCTGTCTGTTCGTCGGTCCGGCGTTGCTGGTCGCCGCCGACGTCGGTGCGCGACTGGGCATGGCTGTCCTCTTCGGCAGCACGAATCAGCTTCCAGTCGGCATCCTGACCGGCCTGATTGGCGGGCCGTACTTCCTGTATCTCATGCGCAGACGCAAGCACCTGGGTGATCTCTAG
- a CDS encoding ABC transporter ATP-binding protein produces the protein MKRLPDLRGSAREEETESSESSDPSEPPESDTDDDSAASDEPVYSSHERTSSPDSISTTDDGDSKPGTVGSNGSNVPDTTQASSNTVRPARTGSELVGTDLEIGYPDTDEPVVECERIDLPAGEVTALVGPNGSGKSTLLKSLARQLAPDRGAVLLDGDDTDEFGKKAFARQVGLLSQEHDSPGSITVEELVYHGRYPYRGFFDAVDEADAEAVDRAIDLAGVDHLREADVVSLSGGQKQLVWIAMSLAQETDVLLLDEPTTYLDLHHQLRVLEVVDALTTERNVTVGVVLHDIGQAARYADNLVALKDGSVYDWGPPAEVVTDVLLEEVFGVVATVGYGEEGPIIQPHHPVDR, from the coding sequence ATGAAACGCCTGCCAGACCTCCGCGGGAGCGCTCGAGAAGAGGAGACGGAATCGTCGGAATCGTCGGACCCGTCAGAACCACCGGAGTCGGATACCGACGACGATTCGGCGGCCTCCGATGAACCCGTATACTCGAGTCACGAACGAACATCGAGCCCCGACTCCATCTCGACGACCGATGATGGTGACTCGAAACCAGGTACTGTGGGCTCGAACGGCTCGAACGTCCCAGACACGACGCAGGCGTCCTCGAACACTGTCCGACCCGCGCGAACGGGAAGCGAACTCGTCGGCACGGACCTCGAGATCGGCTACCCCGACACCGACGAACCGGTCGTCGAGTGCGAACGGATAGACCTGCCTGCGGGTGAGGTGACAGCGCTGGTCGGCCCGAACGGAAGTGGGAAGTCGACGCTCCTGAAGTCGCTCGCTCGTCAGTTGGCACCCGACCGGGGAGCCGTCCTCCTGGACGGAGACGACACCGACGAGTTCGGCAAGAAGGCCTTCGCCCGGCAGGTCGGCCTCCTTTCTCAGGAGCACGACTCGCCGGGGAGCATCACCGTCGAGGAACTGGTCTATCACGGCCGCTATCCCTACCGCGGGTTCTTCGACGCAGTCGACGAGGCGGACGCGGAAGCCGTCGACCGCGCCATCGACCTGGCAGGGGTCGACCACCTCCGCGAGGCGGACGTCGTGAGCCTCAGCGGCGGCCAGAAGCAACTGGTCTGGATCGCGATGAGCTTAGCCCAGGAGACCGACGTCCTCTTGCTCGACGAACCGACGACCTACCTCGATTTACACCACCAGCTCCGTGTGCTCGAGGTCGTCGACGCGCTAACGACCGAACGCAACGTGACGGTCGGCGTCGTCCTGCACGACATCGGCCAGGCGGCTCGCTACGCGGACAACCTGGTGGCGCTCAAAGATGGCAGCGTCTACGACTGGGGGCCGCCGGCCGAAGTGGTCACCGATGTCCTGCTCGAGGAGGTCTTTGGCGTCGTTGCGACTGTCGGCTACGGTGAAGAGGGCCCGATCATCCAGCCCCACCATCCGGTCGACCGCTGA
- a CDS encoding DUF7345 domain-containing protein — protein sequence MNRRVGVIVLVVLLCFSGVGPTAGVFGVTAAGATQPESNAFQQDRIDADEVRMDVAIQSNGTAEWTLEFWIRLDDNESEAAFESLRQDIRDDPDNYTQSFADRMTETAATASEATGREMTVDGFDVESQRQSLAREYGVVRYTFDWHGFAAVEDGEISVGDAIEGIYLDEGTRLLVEWPEGYERTTVAPDPDDERDRAVIWRGGETDFVSGEPRVVLAASGGPSTTTVVAAALAVVALAAGGAWWYRNRDQPAGRDGAGGDTVTHPGTQTTDRSDETGAHLADSGDETGTRGGPASEPPVDQSSSADQSSSADQPTSSPGQTTSPAAGTPDMELLSNEEQVIHLLESRGGRMKQQSVVEELDWTDAKTSKVVTGLREEGKLESFRLGRENVLSLPEAEDPGDVNSGDDDSSETGGDGGNGGDRDAGGDGGP from the coding sequence ATGAACCGTCGCGTCGGCGTAATTGTCCTGGTGGTCTTGCTCTGCTTCTCTGGCGTCGGACCGACGGCCGGCGTATTCGGGGTGACCGCGGCCGGGGCGACACAACCCGAATCGAACGCGTTCCAGCAGGACCGGATCGACGCTGACGAGGTCCGGATGGACGTCGCTATTCAGTCCAACGGGACCGCCGAGTGGACCCTCGAGTTCTGGATCCGTCTCGACGACAACGAGAGCGAGGCGGCGTTCGAATCGCTGCGCCAGGATATCCGCGACGACCCCGACAATTACACGCAATCGTTCGCCGACCGGATGACCGAAACGGCCGCGACGGCGAGCGAAGCGACGGGTCGGGAGATGACCGTCGACGGGTTCGATGTGGAGAGCCAGCGGCAGTCACTCGCGCGCGAGTACGGTGTCGTCAGGTACACGTTCGACTGGCACGGCTTCGCCGCCGTCGAAGACGGCGAGATCAGCGTCGGCGACGCCATCGAGGGAATTTATCTCGACGAGGGGACGCGATTGCTCGTCGAATGGCCGGAGGGCTACGAACGCACCACGGTCGCACCCGACCCGGACGACGAACGCGATCGCGCGGTGATCTGGCGCGGCGGTGAGACCGATTTCGTCTCCGGAGAGCCTCGAGTGGTCCTCGCCGCCAGTGGCGGTCCGAGCACGACGACCGTAGTCGCCGCTGCGCTCGCCGTCGTCGCACTCGCCGCCGGTGGGGCCTGGTGGTATCGAAATCGCGACCAGCCAGCCGGCCGGGACGGCGCCGGAGGAGATACAGTCACCCATCCAGGTACGCAAACGACGGATCGGTCCGACGAAACCGGCGCTCACCTCGCCGACTCTGGGGATGAAACGGGAACTCGAGGCGGACCAGCGTCTGAACCGCCGGTCGATCAGTCGTCGTCGGCCGATCAGTCGTCGTCGGCTGACCAGCCAACATCGTCGCCCGGTCAAACGACGTCGCCCGCCGCCGGGACTCCAGACATGGAACTTCTGAGCAACGAAGAGCAGGTCATCCACCTCCTCGAGTCCCGCGGCGGCCGGATGAAACAGCAGTCGGTCGTCGAGGAACTCGACTGGACCGACGCGAAAACCAGCAAAGTCGTCACCGGCCTCCGAGAGGAGGGTAAACTCGAGTCGTTCCGGCTGGGTCGGGAAAACGTGCTCTCGCTTCCGGAGGCGGAAGATCCAGGAGATGTGAATTCCGGGGATGATGACTCGTCAGAAACCGGAGGTGACGGTGGTAACGGAGGGGACAGAGATGCTGGAGGTGACGGGGGACCGTGA
- a CDS encoding DEAD/DEAH box helicase has protein sequence MSKQVPEVETLFCHETGNDYLVVVTRDGKRLFRAKLGVSETSAGPRPAKFRVKRNSSEEPRQPDEFVDLARRAGRIRISEQTSREGRRELEDMFAGYQLEEKTKVVRTCRYCASSGRYSPITTKTAIKDDEDWICTDCAARELERELSYVGNVTGAAKDRLEDLMLEVQDLQRITNLLKGRLDPDLTKFDTISATTDEVDPVGVDTLNLHPGLQDLLEDRFDTLLPVQSLSVENGLFDGDDQLVVSATATGKTLVGELAGLNRVLNGKGKLLFLVPLVALANQKYEDFQDEYGHLVDVSIRVGASRIADSGNQFDPNADVIVGTYEGIDHALRTGKDMGDIGTVVIDEVHTLKEEERGHRLDGLISRLKYTTEKRAAARENYDGAQWIYLSATVGNAEQLGQALEATLIEFEERPVPIERHVTFADGQEKVNVENKLVRREFDTESSKGYRGQTIIFTNSRRRCHEISRKLEYNAAPYHAGLDYRRRKRVEKMFADQDLAAVVTTAALAAGVDFPASQVIFDSLAMGIEWLSVQEFHQMLGRAGRPDYHDQGTVYVLVEPDCSYHNSMEMTEDEVAFKLLKGEMEPVMTHYDEDGAIEETLANITVGGKAAKALNDRMLGEVPTTHAIGKLLEYDFIDGFSPTPLGRVVTEHFLSPGEAFAIVDGIRKDAHPYDLIADIELRESDL, from the coding sequence GTGTCAAAACAGGTCCCCGAGGTCGAGACGCTCTTTTGTCACGAGACCGGGAACGACTACCTCGTGGTGGTCACCCGGGACGGAAAGCGGCTGTTCCGGGCAAAACTCGGCGTCTCGGAGACCTCGGCAGGACCACGGCCCGCGAAGTTTCGCGTCAAGCGCAACTCGAGCGAAGAGCCCCGTCAGCCCGACGAGTTCGTCGACCTCGCTCGCCGCGCTGGCCGCATCCGCATCTCCGAACAGACCTCCCGAGAGGGTCGTCGGGAACTCGAGGATATGTTCGCGGGCTACCAGCTAGAGGAGAAGACGAAGGTCGTTCGGACCTGTCGGTACTGTGCGTCTTCGGGTCGATACTCCCCGATTACGACCAAGACGGCGATCAAGGACGACGAGGACTGGATCTGTACCGACTGCGCCGCTCGCGAACTCGAGCGTGAACTCTCCTACGTCGGGAACGTGACGGGGGCGGCGAAGGACCGCCTGGAGGACCTCATGCTCGAGGTGCAGGACCTCCAGCGCATCACGAATCTGCTGAAGGGGCGACTGGATCCGGATCTCACGAAGTTCGACACCATCTCGGCGACGACCGACGAGGTCGATCCGGTGGGCGTCGATACCCTCAATCTGCATCCGGGCCTGCAGGATCTGCTCGAGGACCGGTTCGATACCTTGCTTCCGGTCCAGAGCCTCTCGGTCGAGAACGGTCTCTTCGATGGGGACGACCAACTGGTCGTCAGCGCCACGGCGACGGGGAAGACGCTCGTGGGGGAGCTCGCGGGGCTCAACCGCGTACTCAACGGCAAGGGCAAACTACTCTTTCTCGTGCCCCTCGTCGCGCTGGCCAACCAGAAGTACGAGGACTTCCAGGACGAGTACGGCCACCTCGTGGACGTCTCCATCCGCGTCGGCGCGAGCCGAATCGCCGACTCGGGCAACCAGTTCGACCCGAACGCGGACGTCATCGTCGGCACCTACGAGGGCATCGATCACGCACTCCGGACGGGCAAGGACATGGGCGACATCGGCACCGTCGTCATCGACGAGGTCCACACGCTAAAGGAAGAAGAACGGGGTCACCGCCTCGACGGCCTCATCTCGAGGCTAAAGTACACGACCGAGAAGCGCGCGGCGGCCCGCGAGAACTACGACGGCGCCCAGTGGATCTACCTCTCGGCGACCGTCGGCAACGCCGAACAGCTGGGCCAGGCGCTCGAGGCCACCCTCATCGAGTTCGAGGAGCGTCCGGTTCCCATCGAGCGCCACGTCACATTTGCCGACGGCCAGGAGAAGGTCAACGTCGAGAACAAACTCGTCAGGCGGGAGTTCGACACCGAGTCCTCAAAGGGGTATCGGGGTCAGACGATCATCTTTACCAATTCGCGTAGACGGTGTCACGAAATCTCGCGAAAGCTCGAGTACAACGCGGCGCCCTATCATGCGGGGCTCGATTACCGGCGGCGAAAGCGCGTCGAGAAGATGTTCGCCGACCAGGACCTCGCGGCGGTCGTCACCACCGCGGCGCTGGCCGCCGGCGTCGACTTCCCGGCCTCGCAGGTGATCTTCGACTCGCTGGCGATGGGCATCGAGTGGCTCTCGGTCCAGGAGTTCCACCAGATGCTCGGGCGGGCGGGACGACCGGACTACCACGACCAGGGGACCGTCTACGTCCTCGTCGAACCCGACTGCAGCTACCACAACTCGATGGAGATGACCGAGGACGAGGTGGCCTTCAAGCTCCTCAAGGGGGAGATGGAGCCGGTGATGACCCATTACGACGAGGACGGCGCCATCGAGGAGACCCTGGCGAACATCACGGTCGGTGGGAAGGCGGCGAAGGCGCTCAACGACCGGATGCTCGGCGAGGTGCCGACGACTCACGCCATCGGCAAGTTGCTCGAGTACGACTTCATCGACGGCTTCTCGCCGACGCCGCTGGGGCGAGTGGTAACGGAACACTTCCTCTCGCCCGGGGAGGCGTTCGCCATCGTCGACGGCATCCGCAAGGACGCCCACCCCTACGACCTGATCGCTGACATCGAGTTGCGGGAATCCGACCTATGA
- a CDS encoding NAD(P)/FAD-dependent oxidoreductase — MTDVLIVGGGPAGLSAAMFTGKNGLETTVYDTDATWMHKAHLFNYPGVQSMDGSRYLETLREQVDDFGVDRQQGVEVTGVESTGDGYRVTTEDGEETAPYLVLATGANRDLAEDLGCDFTDDDVVDVDITMETSLENAYATGAMGRAEEWQAVISAGDGAAAALNILTKEKGEHYHDFDVPDDATSLFGSLIDTDE, encoded by the coding sequence ATGACGGACGTACTGATCGTCGGCGGCGGTCCAGCTGGATTGAGCGCGGCCATGTTCACCGGAAAGAACGGCCTCGAGACGACCGTCTACGACACGGACGCGACGTGGATGCACAAGGCCCACCTGTTCAACTACCCCGGCGTCCAGTCGATGGACGGCTCCCGATACCTAGAAACCCTCCGCGAGCAGGTCGACGACTTCGGCGTCGACCGCCAGCAGGGCGTTGAGGTCACGGGCGTCGAGTCGACGGGCGACGGCTACCGTGTCACGACCGAAGACGGCGAGGAGACGGCTCCGTACCTCGTTCTCGCGACGGGTGCCAACCGCGACCTCGCGGAGGACCTGGGCTGTGACTTCACGGACGATGACGTCGTCGACGTCGACATCACGATGGAGACCAGCCTCGAGAACGCCTACGCCACGGGGGCGATGGGCCGTGCCGAGGAGTGGCAGGCGGTCATCTCGGCGGGCGACGGTGCGGCGGCGGCGCTCAACATCCTGACGAAGGAGAAGGGTGAGCACTATCACGACTTCGACGTGCCAGACGACGCGACGTCACTGTTTGGGTCGCTGATCGACACGGACGAGTAA
- a CDS encoding IMP cyclohydrolase, with the protein MYVGRFVVVGPDAGAYRVSSRSFPNRQITAREDALTVGPTPDAPETDNPYVAYNCLRIVETPTGETVAFGNGSHVDPIAEKLELGYPARDALATALLALDFEKDDYDTPRIAATIDADGEALVATIRRDALLVKAVEDPTLVATYEKATPETYDFEPTDALDAASEALEAEFEHAVCAAGVVRTDEGFETAIDNSEN; encoded by the coding sequence ATGTACGTCGGACGATTCGTCGTCGTCGGCCCGGACGCGGGCGCCTACCGCGTCTCCTCTCGCTCGTTCCCCAATCGCCAGATTACCGCCCGCGAGGACGCGCTCACCGTCGGCCCCACCCCCGACGCGCCCGAGACGGACAACCCCTACGTCGCCTACAACTGCCTGCGCATCGTGGAGACGCCGACCGGCGAAACGGTCGCGTTCGGTAACGGCTCCCACGTCGACCCCATCGCGGAGAAACTCGAGCTGGGCTATCCCGCTCGAGACGCGCTCGCCACGGCGTTGCTCGCGCTCGACTTCGAGAAGGACGACTACGACACGCCCCGCATTGCGGCGACCATCGACGCCGACGGCGAGGCCTTGGTCGCCACCATCCGTCGGGACGCCCTGCTCGTCAAAGCTGTCGAGGATCCGACACTCGTGGCCACCTACGAGAAAGCCACCCCCGAAACGTACGACTTCGAGCCAACGGACGCCCTGGACGCGGCGAGCGAGGCGCTCGAGGCCGAGTTCGAACACGCCGTCTGTGCCGCTGGCGTCGTCCGAACCGACGAGGGGTTCGAGACGGCCATCGACAACAGCGAGAACTGA